The Pirellulales bacterium genome has a segment encoding these proteins:
- a CDS encoding BlaI/MecI/CopY family transcriptional regulator — MPPLPPSDVELQVLAVLWERGPSSVHDVRAAMPDGKDRAYTTVLTLLQNLEKKGLATHKQQGLANVYRAAVKRQQVLRPLMKDMLANVFGGSPAQVLQCLLESTRVDAEELAEIRRVLAEAKKK; from the coding sequence GTGCCCCCCCTGCCTCCGTCCGACGTCGAATTGCAAGTGCTCGCCGTGCTATGGGAACGTGGACCCTCGTCGGTACACGACGTTCGCGCCGCGATGCCCGACGGCAAAGACCGGGCCTATACCACGGTACTGACCTTGCTCCAGAACCTGGAGAAGAAAGGACTCGCGACCCACAAGCAACAGGGGCTGGCGAACGTGTATCGCGCCGCAGTCAAGCGGCAGCAAGTGCTACGGCCGCTGATGAAGGACATGCTGGCCAACGTCTTCGGTGGCAGCCCTGCGCAGGTTCTGCAATGTCTGCTCGAGAGCACCCGCGTCGATGCCGAGGAGTTGGCCGAGATTCGCCGGGTGCTGGCCGAGGCCAAGAAGAAATAG
- the recQ gene encoding DNA helicase RecQ, with product MEALLAILRKYWGYDAFRPLQGEAMSAVVAGRDSVVVLPTGGGKSLCFQAPALHMPGLALVVSPLISLMKDQVDTLVDCGVPAACVNSTLTPAERRAVADQVRSGRLKLLYLSPERLMTEQTLGFLQNVDVSFIAIDEAHCISDWGHDFRPEYRALRQLKEVFPGIALHAYTATATERVRTDIAAQLGLDEPEILVGSFDRPNLVYRVARRTDRLRQIREVIDRHRDESGVIYCIRRTDVESLCAELVALGHQALPYHAGMADEDRRKNQDAFINDRAKIIVATVAFGMGIDKSDVRFVIHAAAPKSLENYQQESGRAGRDGLEAECCLFYSGADFQTWRSLQSELAPEALEAAEQLLAGIERFCVGVGCRHRSIINYFGQEPPAEACGACDVCLGELDYVADALVIAQKILSCVLRLNERFGAAYTAAVLAGSREERILASGHDQLSTYGILGEHDRREVRAWIDQLVEQQFLEKVGEYSTLSVRPEGRRLLRGEVTPQLLKPAERPRREAKVSLDSWQGVDRGLFDALRKWRRNKADERGIPPFIVCGDATLRDLARRRPSNEESLLEVHGIGEKKCAEYGQELLPEIAAYCQRQRLTQDVSSGTPARSRR from the coding sequence ATGGAAGCGCTGCTCGCCATTCTCCGCAAGTACTGGGGTTACGACGCGTTCCGCCCGCTGCAGGGCGAGGCGATGAGCGCCGTCGTTGCCGGACGCGACTCGGTGGTGGTGCTGCCGACGGGGGGCGGAAAGTCGCTCTGCTTTCAGGCCCCCGCGTTGCACATGCCTGGCCTGGCACTGGTGGTGTCCCCGCTGATCTCGCTGATGAAAGATCAGGTCGACACGCTGGTCGATTGCGGCGTGCCGGCCGCCTGCGTCAACAGTACTCTCACGCCCGCCGAGCGCCGCGCCGTGGCCGACCAGGTGCGATCGGGCCGTTTGAAGCTCTTGTATCTCTCGCCCGAGCGGCTGATGACCGAGCAGACGCTGGGCTTCTTGCAAAACGTCGACGTGTCGTTCATCGCCATCGACGAGGCGCATTGCATCAGCGACTGGGGGCATGATTTCCGACCGGAGTATCGAGCTCTCCGGCAGTTGAAGGAAGTCTTCCCGGGTATTGCCCTGCACGCGTATACCGCCACGGCAACCGAGCGCGTGCGCACGGATATCGCCGCACAGCTGGGACTCGACGAGCCCGAGATCCTGGTCGGCTCATTCGATCGTCCCAACCTGGTGTACCGCGTCGCGCGACGCACCGACCGGTTGCGGCAGATTCGCGAAGTGATCGACCGCCATCGCGACGAGTCGGGCGTTATCTATTGCATCCGCCGGACGGACGTCGAAAGCCTGTGCGCCGAGCTTGTTGCCCTGGGCCATCAGGCGTTGCCGTATCATGCCGGCATGGCCGATGAGGATCGCCGCAAGAACCAGGACGCCTTTATCAACGACCGGGCCAAGATCATCGTGGCCACGGTCGCCTTCGGCATGGGCATCGACAAATCGGACGTGCGTTTCGTGATCCATGCCGCCGCGCCGAAATCGCTGGAAAATTATCAACAGGAAAGTGGTCGTGCCGGCCGCGACGGCCTGGAGGCCGAATGCTGCCTGTTCTATTCGGGCGCCGACTTTCAGACGTGGCGCAGCCTGCAAAGCGAGCTAGCGCCCGAGGCGCTTGAAGCTGCCGAGCAACTATTGGCGGGCATTGAGCGATTTTGCGTTGGCGTCGGCTGCCGGCATCGGTCGATCATCAATTATTTCGGTCAGGAGCCGCCGGCCGAAGCGTGCGGCGCTTGCGACGTCTGCCTGGGGGAACTCGATTACGTGGCCGATGCGCTCGTCATTGCGCAAAAGATATTGTCGTGCGTGTTGCGGCTGAACGAGCGCTTTGGAGCGGCCTACACGGCGGCCGTACTGGCGGGCTCGCGCGAAGAGCGCATTTTGGCCTCAGGTCACGATCAACTGAGCACCTACGGCATTCTCGGTGAGCACGACCGGCGCGAGGTGCGCGCCTGGATCGATCAACTGGTCGAGCAACAGTTTCTAGAAAAAGTCGGCGAGTACTCGACGCTCTCCGTACGGCCCGAGGGGCGTCGGCTGTTGCGCGGCGAGGTAACGCCGCAATTGCTGAAGCCGGCCGAGCGCCCGCGCCGCGAGGCAAAGGTTTCGCTCGATTCCTGGCAAGGGGTCGACCGCGGCCTGTTCGATGCTTTGCGGAAGTGGCGGCGCAACAAAGCCGACGAGCGGGGCATTCCGCCCTTCATCGTTTGCGGCGATGCCACGCTGCGCGACCTGGCCCGCCGCCGGCCGTCGAACGAGGAGAGCCTGCTGGAAGTACACGGTATCGGCGAAAAGAAGTGCGCCGAGTACGGCCAGGAACTGTTGCCCGAGATCGCGGCTTACTGCCAGCGGCAGCGATTAACACAGGATGTGAGTTCGGGGACCCCGGCACGCTCGCGCCGATAA
- a CDS encoding PVC-type heme-binding CxxCH protein — MSALLHVSLLLTVLGADPANPAVTPTPPPPGTHVVTLPRHNFTLPVGFEVMVAAGAPLIERPIHADFDEQGRLYVCESSGTNDKVEKQLAEKPHWVMRLEDTDGDGTFDRATKFADKLMFPEGMMWLDGSIYVAAPPSIWKLTDTDNDGVADQREEWFAGKTLGGCANDLHGPYEGIDGWIYWAKGGFGQQTYDRPGKEPFVTRAAHLFRSRPDNSGIEPVMTGGMDNPVEIAFTLGGERIFDTTFFQHPGGGQRDGLIHAIYGGVYGKEHNVIDGHPRTGDLMPPMTHFGAAAPAGLMRYESRTFGNDFANNLFAAQFNMHKVSRHVMVPAGATFQTRDHDFLVSDNLDFHPTDVLEDADGSLVVIDTGGWYKLCCPSSQLWKPEIAGGIYRVRRAGAKAVADPRGLKLAWSDATPDALAERLADARPAVRRRALHELARRGKGAVPAVAQVRATSRDVGARARAVWTLARIEGDDARAAIRAALADSDETVRQAAIHATSVARDRTAVPHLIKILRSGTPQNRRAAAEALGRLDDRKAVPALLQTAGEELDRTLEHSVIYALIELAAPKETADGLASANPGTRRAALLAMDQMSGGGLQPEVVAALVAGPDASVRDAAASLLLRHGEWAVALAPWLARELATGALTGDKAELMGRLLAHFSGEESVQQLMAARLAEKSVTDTERRGLLQAMSQAGLKHLPASWVAPVTRVLESGDAVLLPLAVAVVRAMPAGESQAADVRAALVAAAANEQLSEGVRLDALAATPGGLGNVQPTLFDFVRKNLAADAQVSVRLAAADVLSKAQLDDAQLLALADSVRTAGPLEIERLVAPFAKSKNDKVGRTVIAALASSQALPNVRAETLQEVFKDYEPAVQQETKTLYDLLAASTAERMAKIEELLTLLPHGDIKRGQLVFNSQKAACATCHAIGYLGGTVGPDLTHVGKIRSERDLLEAIVFPSASFVRSYEPMTITTHGGQVHNGIVRKDAPDEVILVLNAKDTVRVGREEIDEMIPGSTSIMPAGLDKQLTADELIDLVTFLRAAK, encoded by the coding sequence ATGTCAGCGCTGTTGCACGTGAGCTTGCTGCTAACGGTCTTGGGTGCTGACCCTGCCAATCCCGCGGTCACCCCGACGCCTCCGCCGCCCGGCACGCACGTCGTAACGCTGCCGCGGCACAATTTCACGCTGCCGGTGGGCTTCGAAGTCATGGTCGCTGCCGGTGCGCCTTTGATCGAGCGGCCGATCCATGCCGATTTCGACGAGCAGGGGCGGCTCTACGTCTGCGAATCCTCAGGCACCAACGACAAGGTCGAGAAGCAACTCGCCGAAAAGCCGCATTGGGTCATGCGCCTCGAAGACACGGACGGCGACGGCACGTTCGACCGGGCCACGAAATTCGCCGACAAGCTGATGTTCCCCGAAGGGATGATGTGGCTGGATGGCTCGATCTACGTCGCTGCGCCGCCATCGATCTGGAAGCTGACCGATACCGACAACGACGGCGTCGCGGACCAGCGCGAGGAATGGTTCGCCGGCAAGACCTTGGGCGGCTGCGCCAATGACCTGCACGGTCCGTACGAGGGCATCGACGGTTGGATCTATTGGGCCAAGGGAGGCTTTGGCCAGCAAACCTACGACCGGCCCGGCAAGGAGCCGTTCGTGACGCGCGCGGCGCACTTATTTCGTTCGCGGCCCGACAATTCGGGCATCGAGCCCGTGATGACCGGCGGCATGGATAACCCGGTCGAGATCGCGTTCACGCTGGGCGGCGAACGTATCTTCGACACGACGTTTTTTCAGCATCCCGGCGGCGGGCAGCGCGACGGTTTGATCCATGCCATCTACGGCGGCGTGTATGGCAAGGAGCACAATGTGATCGACGGCCATCCGCGCACGGGCGATTTGATGCCGCCGATGACGCATTTCGGCGCCGCGGCGCCGGCGGGGCTGATGCGCTACGAATCGCGGACGTTCGGCAACGATTTTGCCAACAATCTCTTTGCCGCGCAGTTCAACATGCACAAAGTCTCGCGCCATGTGATGGTGCCTGCGGGAGCCACTTTCCAAACGCGCGACCACGATTTTCTGGTTTCGGACAATCTCGATTTCCATCCCACCGACGTGCTGGAAGACGCCGATGGCAGCCTGGTCGTGATCGATACGGGCGGTTGGTACAAGCTCTGCTGCCCTAGCTCGCAACTGTGGAAGCCCGAGATCGCCGGCGGGATTTACCGTGTTCGCCGCGCGGGCGCAAAGGCCGTGGCCGATCCGCGCGGATTGAAGCTTGCCTGGTCGGACGCTACGCCAGACGCACTCGCCGAGCGCTTGGCCGATGCTCGCCCCGCCGTGCGCCGCCGGGCGCTGCACGAACTAGCGCGCCGCGGCAAGGGGGCTGTCCCGGCGGTTGCCCAAGTGCGCGCCACATCGCGTGACGTCGGCGCGCGAGCTCGCGCCGTATGGACCCTGGCACGAATCGAAGGGGACGACGCGCGGGCGGCCATTCGTGCGGCGCTGGCCGACAGCGATGAAACCGTGCGACAGGCCGCGATTCACGCCACCAGCGTCGCGCGCGATCGCACCGCGGTCCCGCACTTGATCAAAATCCTGCGATCGGGCACGCCACAAAACCGCCGCGCGGCGGCCGAAGCGCTCGGGCGGCTCGACGATCGAAAGGCCGTGCCTGCGCTTTTGCAAACGGCGGGCGAAGAGCTCGACCGCACGCTGGAACATTCGGTCATTTACGCGCTGATCGAGTTGGCGGCGCCGAAAGAAACCGCCGACGGGCTGGCCAGTGCCAACCCCGGCACGCGTCGGGCGGCTCTGCTGGCCATGGATCAAATGTCCGGCGGCGGGTTGCAGCCCGAGGTCGTGGCCGCGTTGGTTGCAGGGCCGGATGCGAGCGTGCGGGACGCGGCGGCCTCGCTTCTGCTGCGGCATGGCGAATGGGCGGTGGCTCTCGCGCCGTGGCTGGCGCGCGAGTTGGCGACCGGCGCTTTGACCGGCGACAAAGCCGAACTGATGGGGCGCTTGCTCGCGCATTTCTCGGGCGAGGAGAGCGTTCAGCAATTGATGGCCGCGCGACTGGCGGAAAAGTCTGTAACCGACACGGAACGCCGCGGCTTGTTGCAGGCGATGTCCCAGGCCGGGCTCAAGCATTTGCCCGCCTCATGGGTCGCGCCGGTGACGCGCGTTTTGGAATCGGGCGATGCGGTCCTGCTTCCCTTGGCGGTGGCCGTGGTGCGGGCGATGCCGGCCGGCGAGTCGCAGGCCGCTGACGTGCGCGCCGCCCTGGTGGCCGCCGCCGCCAACGAGCAACTGAGCGAAGGGGTCCGGCTCGATGCTCTGGCCGCTACGCCGGGGGGACTCGGCAACGTGCAGCCGACGCTGTTCGATTTCGTGCGTAAGAATCTGGCTGCCGACGCGCAGGTCTCGGTGCGACTGGCCGCGGCCGACGTGTTGTCGAAAGCACAACTCGACGACGCGCAGCTGTTGGCGCTGGCCGATTCCGTCCGCACAGCCGGCCCACTCGAAATCGAGCGTCTGGTCGCGCCCTTCGCTAAGAGCAAAAACGACAAGGTGGGGCGCACCGTGATCGCGGCTCTGGCCAGCAGTCAGGCTTTGCCCAATGTGCGGGCCGAAACCTTGCAGGAAGTCTTCAAGGATTACGAGCCGGCGGTGCAGCAAGAGACCAAGACGCTTTACGACTTGCTGGCCGCCAGCACCGCCGAGCGCATGGCCAAGATCGAAGAGTTGCTCACGCTGTTACCCCATGGTGATATCAAGCGCGGACAGTTGGTCTTCAACAGTCAGAAAGCAGCGTGCGCCACTTGCCACGCTATCGGCTACCTGGGCGGCACGGTCGGGCCCGACCTGACGCACGTCGGCAAGATCCGCAGCGAGCGCGATCTGCTCGAAGCCATCGTTTTCCCCAGCGCCAGCTTCGTGCGCAGCTACGAGCCGATGACGATCACGACCCATGGCGGCCAGGTACACAACGGCATCGTGCGGAAAGATGCGCCGGACGAAGTAATCCTGGTTCTGAACGCCAAGGACACGGTCCGCGTCGGCCGCGAGGAGATCGACGAAATGATTCCCGGCAGCACGTCGATCATGCCGGCCGGTCTCGACAAGCAACTCACGGCTGACGAGCTGATCGACCTGGTGACGTTCTTGCGCGCGGCGAAGTAG
- a CDS encoding nitronate monooxygenase, which translates to MSPVNSILARSQAFCERFGLELPILLAPMAGASPPALSIAVANAGGLGACGALLMQPAAILQWATDVRAGTAGPFQFNLWIPDPPPVRDETHEARVREFLAQWGPAVAPEAGTPSLPDFAAQCDALLAAAPRAVSSVMGLYPLDFVKRLKARGIAWIANVSTLAEARAAEEAGADVIAVQGMEAGGHRGCFDAAAAERTMIGLFALLPAVVDAVRVPVVATGGIADARGVAAALVLGASAAQIGTGFLRCPEADIDPAWADAIGRTPPEGTMITRAFSGRAGRSIATNYTRAAAAPDAPRPAPYPVQRGLTGPMRTAANREHDVERMQAWAGQSAALSRAVPAGQLTRELWQGAQELLG; encoded by the coding sequence ATGTCGCCGGTGAACAGTATTCTTGCACGCAGTCAGGCGTTTTGTGAGCGCTTCGGCCTCGAGTTGCCGATCTTGCTCGCGCCGATGGCCGGTGCCTCGCCACCGGCGCTGTCGATTGCCGTGGCCAACGCCGGGGGCCTGGGGGCTTGCGGGGCGCTGTTGATGCAGCCCGCCGCGATCCTGCAATGGGCGACCGACGTGCGGGCCGGCACTGCCGGTCCGTTTCAATTCAACTTGTGGATTCCTGATCCACCGCCTGTGCGGGACGAAACGCACGAAGCGCGGGTCCGTGAGTTTCTCGCGCAATGGGGACCGGCCGTTGCGCCTGAGGCCGGCACGCCGAGCTTGCCCGATTTCGCGGCGCAGTGCGACGCGCTGCTGGCCGCCGCGCCGCGCGCGGTTTCCTCGGTGATGGGGCTTTACCCGCTGGACTTTGTGAAGCGACTCAAAGCGCGTGGCATCGCTTGGATCGCCAATGTCTCGACCTTGGCCGAGGCTCGGGCGGCCGAGGAGGCGGGCGCCGACGTGATCGCCGTGCAGGGGATGGAAGCCGGCGGGCATCGCGGCTGCTTCGATGCCGCGGCGGCCGAACGAACGATGATCGGGCTGTTTGCGCTGCTGCCGGCGGTGGTGGACGCCGTGCGCGTGCCCGTCGTGGCCACCGGCGGCATCGCCGATGCGCGCGGCGTGGCGGCGGCGCTCGTGCTGGGCGCTTCGGCGGCGCAAATCGGCACTGGTTTTTTGCGCTGTCCGGAGGCCGACATCGATCCGGCCTGGGCCGACGCGATCGGACGAACGCCGCCCGAGGGGACAATGATTACACGTGCCTTCAGCGGGCGCGCCGGACGCAGCATCGCGACGAACTACACGCGCGCGGCCGCGGCGCCGGATGCTCCACGGCCGGCGCCGTATCCGGTGCAGCGCGGGCTGACAGGCCCGATGCGCACGGCGGCCAACCGCGAGCACGACGTCGAGCGTATGCAGGCGTGGGCCGGTCAGAGCGCGGCACTTTCGCGCGCCGTGCCGGCCGGGCAATTGACGCGCGAGCTGTGGCAGGGCGCGCAGGAATTGCTCGGCTGA
- a CDS encoding exo-alpha-sialidase — MRLAWYTLLLVLTTFSVTAPSRALDIGQSPGKVALTTLAGDTIEMENYAERPATAVLFISSRCPATVQAIADIDKLYARFRHRGVLVVGVAANAVESDDELRTFAQRRGLIFPVYRDRDGAVTKQFAATMTPEVFLLDKRGALAFHGSLGDEKRRAAYEAAVLAVLRKQPVATAQGPLAGTPLATIGEQRDFDDPYGTISFSSELVFEKIPAAPAHHCSTICEAANHDLLCLWYGGTYESAHDQTLFLARKKPGEKNWSAPQALIPGGPQPPGNGVIFRDPADDRIWIVWCRMEGTRPMGRGQGWDRCRLFYRTSTDHGVTWSEDRPMFDETLWCVPRNPPVALGDGTLLLPVEGLEDEVEGSHFLVHKPGAARWERAGFTSGGSQPAVIERNDGSLLAMLRHARFITHIESRDAGQTWSKAEPTPLQNPDSGITMTKLANGHLLLVYNDSQTKRTPLAIVRSLDEGKTWEKPLSLECNPGEYSYPCIIQTADGKIHVTYTFRRYAIKHAEFNEDWLTNFERPD, encoded by the coding sequence ATGCGCCTCGCGTGGTACACCTTGCTCTTGGTACTTACAACGTTCTCGGTCACGGCGCCGTCGCGCGCGCTCGACATCGGTCAATCGCCTGGCAAGGTTGCGTTGACGACCCTCGCCGGCGACACGATTGAAATGGAAAATTATGCCGAGCGGCCCGCGACGGCGGTGCTGTTCATATCCAGTCGCTGCCCGGCGACCGTGCAGGCGATCGCCGACATCGACAAGCTATATGCCAGGTTTCGTCATCGCGGCGTGCTGGTCGTCGGCGTCGCGGCGAATGCGGTCGAATCGGACGATGAGCTGCGTACGTTTGCCCAGCGCCGCGGCTTGATCTTTCCCGTCTATCGAGATCGCGACGGCGCCGTGACGAAGCAATTCGCGGCCACGATGACGCCGGAAGTTTTCCTGCTCGACAAACGTGGTGCGCTCGCGTTCCACGGCAGCCTGGGGGACGAAAAAAGACGCGCCGCCTACGAAGCCGCCGTGCTGGCCGTCCTGCGCAAGCAGCCGGTCGCCACGGCTCAAGGGCCACTCGCCGGCACGCCGCTGGCCACGATCGGCGAACAGCGCGACTTCGACGATCCTTACGGCACGATCTCGTTTTCCTCGGAGCTAGTCTTCGAGAAAATACCCGCAGCGCCCGCGCATCATTGCTCAACGATCTGCGAAGCCGCGAATCACGATCTGCTCTGCTTGTGGTACGGCGGCACCTATGAATCGGCGCACGACCAGACTTTGTTTCTCGCGCGCAAGAAGCCGGGCGAAAAGAATTGGAGCGCGCCCCAGGCGCTCATCCCTGGTGGCCCGCAGCCGCCAGGCAACGGCGTGATCTTTCGCGACCCCGCGGACGATCGCATCTGGATCGTGTGGTGTCGCATGGAGGGAACGCGGCCCATGGGACGCGGCCAGGGCTGGGACCGCTGCCGGTTGTTCTATCGCACGTCGACCGATCATGGCGTGACGTGGAGCGAAGATCGTCCAATGTTCGATGAAACGCTATGGTGCGTCCCGCGCAATCCACCCGTCGCGCTCGGCGACGGCACGTTGCTCTTGCCCGTCGAAGGCCTCGAGGACGAGGTCGAGGGCTCGCACTTCCTCGTGCATAAGCCCGGCGCCGCACGCTGGGAGCGCGCCGGATTCACCAGCGGCGGCAGCCAGCCGGCCGTCATCGAGCGCAACGACGGCAGCCTGCTGGCCATGCTGCGCCACGCCCGGTTCATCACCCATATCGAATCGCGTGACGCCGGTCAGACATGGAGCAAGGCAGAACCGACACCGCTGCAAAACCCCGACTCGGGCATCACGATGACAAAGCTGGCCAACGGGCACTTGCTGCTGGTGTACAACGATTCGCAGACCAAGCGCACGCCGCTAGCCATCGTCCGTTCGCTCGACGAAGGAAAAACGTGGGAGAAACCGCTGAGCCTGGAATGCAACCCCGGCGAGTATTCGTATCCCTGCATCATCCAGACGGCCGACGGCAAGATTCACGTCACGTACACGTTCCGCCGCTACGCCATCAAGCACGCCGAGTTCAACGAGGACTGGCTAACGAACTTCGAGCGGCCGGATTGA
- a CDS encoding tetratricopeptide repeat protein, translating into MSSTHSSLPRDTLSGLRVAFAGKLAGLTKREAQQLVRAHGATTVDDLAGADLVILGEASPNQEIGALLGHDASQALSDGKLVALNETQLWQRLGLIELDSNVSRMYTPAMLAELIGVPVATVRRWHRCGLLAAGRQFGQLAYFDFAQVATARQLSALSAAGVSQRQIEKQFSALARWFPDARGTTAQAPLVVEGKRLLVRAGEGLVEAHGQQRLDFDSRDNSSASDAVTEAVVPLGAAAESPLTGPEDMVESAHALEDNGQLELAAEMYRAALAAGGPHPETCFALADVLYRLGDLNAARERYYMAIELDENYVEARANLGCVLAETGQLDLAVSAFEGALACHPDFPDAHYHLGRVLDELGRTEQAAEHWRSFLELAPDSPWAAAARERLSL; encoded by the coding sequence ATGTCGAGTACACATTCCAGCCTGCCGCGAGATACTCTTTCCGGCCTGCGCGTGGCCTTTGCCGGGAAATTAGCCGGATTGACCAAGCGCGAGGCGCAGCAACTGGTGCGCGCGCATGGCGCCACGACGGTCGATGATCTTGCGGGAGCCGATCTCGTGATTCTCGGCGAAGCTTCGCCGAATCAGGAAATCGGCGCACTTTTGGGACATGACGCCAGCCAGGCTTTATCTGACGGCAAGCTAGTGGCGCTTAACGAAACGCAACTATGGCAGCGCCTTGGCCTGATCGAACTGGACTCAAACGTCAGCCGCATGTACACGCCCGCGATGCTGGCCGAATTGATCGGCGTGCCCGTGGCCACGGTGCGGCGCTGGCACCGCTGCGGATTACTGGCGGCCGGGCGGCAGTTCGGCCAGTTGGCCTATTTTGATTTCGCCCAGGTGGCCACGGCCCGTCAACTGTCAGCGCTTTCGGCGGCGGGAGTTTCGCAGCGCCAGATCGAAAAACAGTTCTCGGCCCTAGCCCGTTGGTTTCCCGATGCGCGGGGGACAACTGCCCAGGCTCCGCTGGTTGTCGAGGGGAAGCGACTGCTGGTGCGCGCCGGCGAGGGTCTGGTCGAAGCCCATGGCCAGCAGCGGCTCGATTTCGACAGCCGCGATAACAGTTCGGCATCCGATGCCGTGACCGAAGCCGTTGTGCCGCTGGGGGCCGCGGCCGAATCGCCTCTGACCGGTCCGGAGGACATGGTCGAGTCGGCGCATGCGCTCGAGGATAACGGACAACTGGAGCTGGCGGCCGAAATGTATCGCGCAGCTTTGGCCGCCGGTGGTCCGCATCCGGAAACTTGTTTCGCCCTGGCCGACGTGCTGTACAGGCTGGGCGATCTCAACGCGGCCCGTGAGCGTTATTACATGGCCATCGAGCTGGATGAAAACTACGTCGAGGCCCGGGCCAACCTCGGGTGCGTGCTGGCCGAGACGGGGCAGCTGGACCTGGCGGTGTCTGCCTTCGAGGGAGCGCTGGCCTGCCACCCGGACTTTCCCGATGCGCACTATCACTTGGGCCGGGTGCTGGATGAGCTGGGCCGCACCGAACAGGCGGCCGAGCATTGGCGGAGTTTTCTCGAACTGGCCCCGGACAGCCCCTGGGCGGCGGCGGCGCGCGAGCGTTTGTCTCTCTAA